Proteins encoded within one genomic window of Halobacteroides halobius DSM 5150:
- the pglX gene encoding BREX-1 system adenine-specific DNA-methyltransferase PglX: MDKTAIKNFAVQARNKLIEQVAHKAYQVGITENEIKEASASSSDALTIGERHLNQKEVEQRNELIAEIEEKDYQQVIEEVAYTWFNRFVALRYMEVNDYLPTGVRVLSSVKGAKADPDIMREALNVDLDIDREEVYQYQDDNDPDGLYKYLLIQQCNELHQIMPFIFEEINDYTELLLPDNLLAEGSVIDDLVTEIEEEDWLEGVEIIGWLYQFYISEKKDEVFASKSKISKEEIPAATQLFTPKWIVKYMVENSLGRYWLESNPNEDLQEEWEYYLEEAEQEPEVKEELEEIRDRDVRPEEIKVLDPACGSGHILVYAFDVLYEIYQSVGYMRSDIPKLILENNLYGLDIDDRAAQLAYFAVMMKAREKNRRIFRDPVELNICAIQESNTIDKAERKMIEQSGAENISYLIDVFEDAKDYGSILDIEFIDDQVIEEELEMLKDKLGLSYTKIKDKLQSLIKQAQIMGQQYEVVVTNPPYMGNRNINSKLKKYLKKHFKNSKKDLFAVFMEKCISFTKSNGFSAMITMHSWMFLKSFRNLRNKLLKNITIESMVHLGPKAFEEIGGEVVQTVSFIFRNINKRKYNGKYIRLIKYNTASKKHQEYFNKGNKYISKMSDFDKIPDFPIAYWISNCIIEIFESGIPLSELGKPREGIHTGDTKQFVKCWSEIDINKFSLSENSYETIKENNVKWIPYNKGGSFRKWYGNNEMAICFDEESRTRMSKLKSHVRPSEDLYFKKGITWSLISTSNFGVRCFKDGMLFDVSSHSFFCEESMYLFFAGLLNTNIVNNLLNILNPTLNFSSGVIGKIPVIKDYTQGQFKNINNLVEKNIKISKADWDSFETSWDFKRHPLLKHKNDTTKIEEAFNNWQEVAEDRFYQLKENEEKLNEIFIDIYGLEDELDPEVAEEDITVRKADKERDIKSFVSYAVGCMLGRYSLDEEGLAYAGGEFDESKYQTFKPNQAGIIPICKDEYFDDDIVTRFIEFLKVTFGEEHLEENLEFIADALPGRRKNPRDRIRRYFLTKSRFYKDHTRKYNKRPIYWLFQSDSRGKAFNALMYMHRYDKGTVSKIRVDYLHELQKKMEAEKLRLERTVESDVSSREKGKAKKRISKLEKDLEELTEYDKELNHIANQQIEIDLDDGVKENYPKFSDILANM, encoded by the coding sequence TTGGATAAGACAGCAATTAAGAATTTTGCCGTGCAGGCTAGAAATAAATTAATTGAACAAGTGGCTCACAAGGCCTATCAAGTTGGAATTACCGAGAATGAAATCAAAGAAGCATCAGCAAGTAGTAGTGACGCTTTGACTATTGGTGAGCGTCACTTGAATCAGAAAGAAGTTGAGCAGAGAAATGAGTTAATTGCTGAGATAGAAGAAAAAGATTATCAGCAGGTGATAGAGGAAGTAGCGTATACTTGGTTTAATCGTTTTGTAGCACTTAGATATATGGAAGTTAACGATTATCTACCGACAGGAGTTAGAGTCTTATCGTCAGTTAAAGGGGCCAAGGCTGACCCTGATATTATGCGAGAGGCTCTAAATGTAGATTTAGATATTGATCGAGAAGAGGTCTATCAGTATCAGGATGATAATGATCCTGATGGGTTATATAAGTATTTATTAATCCAACAGTGTAATGAACTACATCAGATTATGCCCTTTATTTTTGAAGAGATTAATGATTATACAGAACTGTTACTACCAGATAATCTACTGGCCGAAGGTTCAGTAATTGATGATCTAGTAACAGAGATAGAAGAAGAAGATTGGTTAGAGGGAGTAGAGATAATTGGCTGGTTGTATCAGTTTTATATTTCAGAGAAGAAGGATGAAGTCTTTGCTAGTAAGAGCAAAATTAGTAAGGAAGAGATACCAGCTGCTACTCAATTATTTACTCCTAAATGGATAGTTAAGTATATGGTAGAGAATTCTTTAGGGAGATATTGGTTAGAATCTAATCCTAATGAAGACCTACAAGAAGAATGGGAATACTACTTAGAAGAGGCAGAGCAGGAGCCAGAGGTTAAAGAAGAATTAGAAGAGATTAGAGATAGAGATGTTAGACCAGAAGAGATTAAAGTATTAGATCCTGCTTGTGGTAGTGGCCATATTCTAGTTTATGCTTTTGATGTCTTGTATGAAATCTATCAGTCAGTTGGTTATATGAGAAGTGATATTCCAAAGCTGATTCTTGAGAATAACTTGTATGGGTTAGATATAGATGACCGAGCAGCTCAACTAGCTTATTTTGCAGTAATGATGAAAGCAAGAGAAAAGAATAGAAGAATATTCAGAGATCCAGTAGAGTTAAATATTTGTGCTATTCAAGAAAGTAATACTATTGATAAGGCTGAACGAAAGATGATTGAACAGAGTGGAGCAGAAAATATTAGTTATTTGATAGATGTTTTTGAAGATGCTAAGGATTATGGTTCTATTTTAGATATTGAGTTCATTGATGATCAGGTTATTGAGGAAGAACTTGAGATGTTGAAAGATAAATTAGGGTTGTCATATACCAAGATTAAGGATAAGTTACAGAGCTTGATTAAACAGGCTCAGATAATGGGACAACAGTATGAAGTTGTAGTTACTAATCCACCATATATGGGTAATAGGAATATTAATTCTAAATTAAAAAAGTACTTAAAAAAGCATTTTAAAAATAGTAAAAAAGATTTATTTGCTGTATTTATGGAAAAATGTATTTCATTTACAAAAAGTAATGGGTTTTCTGCTATGATAACAATGCATTCTTGGATGTTTTTAAAAAGTTTTAGGAATTTAAGAAATAAGTTATTAAAAAATATTACAATTGAATCAATGGTACATTTAGGACCAAAAGCTTTTGAAGAAATAGGAGGAGAAGTTGTTCAAACAGTTTCTTTTATATTTAGAAATATTAATAAAAGAAAGTATAATGGTAAATATATTAGGCTGATTAAGTATAATACTGCCTCCAAAAAGCACCAAGAGTATTTTAATAAAGGTAATAAATATATATCCAAAATGAGTGACTTTGATAAGATACCAGATTTCCCTATTGCTTATTGGATTAGTAATTGTATTATAGAAATATTTGAATCTGGAATTCCTTTGTCTGAATTAGGAAAACCAAGAGAAGGAATTCATACTGGTGATACAAAACAATTTGTGAAGTGTTGGAGTGAAATAGATATTAACAAATTCTCTCTTTCGGAGAATAGTTATGAGACAATAAAAGAAAATAATGTGAAATGGATACCATATAATAAAGGTGGTAGCTTTAGAAAATGGTATGGAAATAATGAAATGGCAATTTGCTTCGATGAAGAGTCAAGAACACGAATGTCGAAATTAAAAAGTCATGTACGCCCAAGTGAAGATTTGTATTTTAAAAAGGGGATTACTTGGTCATTAATTAGTACTTCTAATTTTGGAGTAAGATGTTTTAAAGATGGAATGCTTTTTGACGTTTCATCGCATTCATTTTTTTGTGAAGAAAGTATGTATCTATTTTTTGCAGGGTTATTAAATACAAATATAGTTAATAACTTATTGAATATATTGAATCCAACTTTGAATTTTAGCTCTGGAGTAATAGGTAAAATACCAGTTATTAAAGATTATACTCAAGGTCAATTTAAAAATATAAATAATTTAGTAGAGAAAAACATCAAAATATCCAAAGCCGACTGGGATTCTTTTGAAACTTCTTGGGACTTCAAACGCCATCCACTACTAAAACATAAAAACGATACAACCAAAATTGAAGAAGCCTTCAATAACTGGCAAGAAGTAGCCGAAGATAGATTCTATCAACTCAAAGAAAACGAAGAGAAATTAAATGAAATCTTTATTGATATTTACGGTTTAGAAGATGAACTAGATCCTGAAGTAGCTGAAGAAGATATAACAGTCAGAAAGGCAGATAAAGAACGAGATATTAAATCCTTTGTTTCTTATGCAGTTGGCTGTATGCTAGGTAGATATTCTTTAGACGAAGAAGGTCTAGCCTATGCCGGCGGAGAATTTGATGAGAGTAAGTACCAAACTTTCAAACCTAATCAAGCAGGTATTATCCCTATCTGCAAGGATGAATACTTTGATGATGATATTGTAACTCGCTTTATCGAATTCTTGAAGGTAACTTTTGGTGAAGAGCACTTAGAAGAAAATCTAGAGTTTATTGCTGATGCTCTACCAGGGAGAAGAAAGAATCCACGAGATAGAATCAGAAGGTACTTTCTTACTAAGTCTAGATTCTATAAAGACCATACCAGAAAGTATAATAAACGACCAATCTATTGGTTATTCCAGTCTGATAGTCGAGGTAAAGCCTTTAATGCTTTAATGTATATGCACCGTTATGATAAAGGAACAGTATCGAAGATTCGAGTAGATTACTTACATGAATTACAGAAGAAGATGGAGGCCGAAAAGCTTCGTTTAGAGCGAACAGTAGAATCAGATGTATCTAGCCGAGAAAAAGGAAAAGCTAAAAAAAGAATCAGTAAACTAGAGAAGGATTTAGAAGAGTTAACAGAGTATGATAAGGAATTAAATCATATAGCCAATCAACAGATAGAGATTGATTTAGATGATGGTGTCAAAGAGAATTATCCTAAGTTTTCGGATATACTAGCAAATATGTAA
- the brxC gene encoding BREX system P-loop protein BrxC, protein MNLKEMFYKDIDRDIKGVIKVGQADEENMKQELEEYVVTNELADHFSEFYNNYEQGINSLTDKMGVWVSGFFGSGKSHFIKILSYLLENRQVDNKPAVEFFNDKHVEQELLAQMKEAGQVPTDVVLFNIDSKSSSDSKANKDAIVKVFMKVFNEMQGFCGSIPWLADMERKLVDNGFYEDFKAEFESNVGFSWEEKRQDAYFEADAIIEALVATTDMSQKAAENWYYNAEDNYSLSVEQFAQYVNQYIEEQAGDHHVVFLVDEIGQYIGDDTGLMLNLQTVVEDLGTYCGGKAWVLVTSQQDMDSITEVKGSDFSKIQGRFDTRLSLSSANVDEVIKKRILRKTDSARESLELLYNENESILKNLITFSSDTAEMKNYSNAQDFAQVYPFIPYQFDLLQKVFEEVRLHGASGKHLSEGERSLLSAFQESAQKYGTDELGRLVPFSAFYNSIETFLDSTISRVITKAKQNSRLTEEDVEVLKLLFMIRYIDEVPSDLENIATLMISNIDEDKLALQERIAESLDRLVSETLIQKNGPEYMFLTNEEQDVNREIKGTSIDVKKTIEKVGEILFEDIYPDKRYSYSTEYNFSFNKLVDDQARGRQKNEIGVQVLTPYSQFNSEEELKLKTSADDKVIIKLPSESNLMSEIEQSLKLSTYLKKKSGTAKNESMEDILTAKSRELRERQKRIKKLLMSDLKKADFYVKGEKMNLQTSDPVENINQSFERLIDTIYNKLNLIEEFVKSKQGLLDKLDSQEVQINFSGQQANSIALEEVRTYIERQNERNLKVTMKKLVDRFSSKPYGWKEFDIAALVIDLLKAQEIDLLYSSQNVNSQTNKLIKYLTRSRHKERLIVRKRRKVEQRLINKAKKLGREVFYESGLPTDEDGLKEELQDRLIYNERNVIRDLLDNYKSNPANEYETYPGQDTLEEGDSLLEELMEINDSFEFYNTLADKEDQLLDYEEEVSKIKDFFNSQQQKYYDRALKALDIYEQDKNYVNDKELISIVEELQEILTMETPYSRIHELSILRNEFQDGLTALLEKETTPIAETINNCQYRVIKVLEGYNLQDEFEAEVKEKFAALLEELNHANDFTEIFSMETKAKKLEEKFIAQIDSKVEELRRKREEQENNSPEEDTTDTGQTKKIAEETDTYKETVDVKLSDIIKDRVFVKSEEEVEEVVAEIKDELKRHIKDNKQVRLG, encoded by the coding sequence ATGAATTTAAAAGAGATGTTTTATAAGGATATTGACCGTGATATTAAAGGTGTTATTAAGGTTGGTCAAGCCGATGAAGAAAATATGAAACAAGAGTTAGAAGAATATGTAGTGACTAATGAATTAGCAGATCACTTTTCTGAGTTTTATAATAATTATGAACAGGGGATTAATAGTTTAACTGATAAAATGGGTGTTTGGGTATCAGGATTCTTTGGCTCTGGTAAATCTCATTTTATTAAAATTTTATCTTATTTGTTAGAAAATAGACAAGTAGATAACAAACCTGCAGTTGAATTTTTTAATGATAAACATGTTGAGCAAGAACTACTAGCTCAAATGAAGGAAGCAGGCCAAGTTCCTACTGATGTAGTCTTATTTAATATTGATTCTAAAAGTTCTTCTGATAGCAAAGCTAATAAGGATGCAATAGTTAAAGTATTTATGAAGGTATTTAATGAAATGCAGGGCTTTTGTGGTAGTATTCCTTGGTTAGCTGATATGGAACGAAAACTTGTAGATAATGGTTTTTACGAAGATTTTAAAGCTGAATTTGAGAGTAATGTAGGTTTTAGTTGGGAAGAGAAAAGACAAGATGCTTACTTTGAAGCTGATGCAATTATTGAGGCTTTAGTTGCCACTACTGATATGAGTCAAAAGGCAGCAGAGAACTGGTATTATAATGCTGAAGATAATTATAGTTTAAGTGTGGAGCAGTTTGCTCAATATGTAAATCAATATATTGAAGAGCAAGCTGGTGACCATCATGTAGTATTTTTAGTAGATGAGATTGGTCAGTATATAGGTGATGATACAGGGTTGATGTTAAACTTACAGACTGTAGTAGAAGACTTGGGTACATATTGTGGAGGTAAAGCTTGGGTATTAGTTACTTCACAGCAGGATATGGATTCAATTACTGAAGTTAAAGGTAGTGATTTCTCTAAAATTCAAGGACGATTTGATACTAGATTAAGCCTATCTAGTGCTAATGTAGATGAAGTAATTAAGAAACGGATTTTAAGGAAGACTGACAGTGCTAGAGAAAGTTTGGAGTTACTATATAATGAGAATGAATCTATTTTAAAGAACTTAATTACTTTTTCTAGTGATACAGCTGAAATGAAAAACTATAGTAATGCTCAAGATTTTGCTCAAGTATATCCTTTTATTCCGTATCAATTTGATTTATTACAGAAGGTATTTGAGGAAGTCCGATTACATGGAGCTTCTGGTAAGCATTTGTCTGAGGGAGAGAGATCATTATTAAGTGCTTTTCAGGAATCTGCTCAAAAGTATGGTACAGATGAATTAGGTAGATTAGTTCCATTTTCAGCCTTTTATAATTCAATTGAAACTTTTTTAGATTCAACTATTAGTCGAGTAATTACTAAAGCTAAACAGAATAGTCGTTTAACAGAAGAGGATGTAGAAGTACTAAAGTTATTATTTATGATTCGCTATATTGATGAAGTTCCTTCAGACCTTGAAAATATAGCTACTTTAATGATTAGCAATATTGATGAAGATAAATTGGCTTTACAAGAAAGAATAGCTGAGTCATTAGATAGATTGGTTAGTGAGACTTTAATTCAAAAAAATGGGCCAGAATATATGTTCTTAACTAATGAAGAACAAGATGTAAATAGAGAGATTAAAGGTACTAGTATTGATGTTAAAAAGACAATAGAAAAAGTAGGAGAAATATTATTTGAAGATATTTATCCAGATAAAAGATATAGTTATTCTACAGAGTATAATTTTAGCTTTAATAAATTAGTTGATGATCAGGCTCGGGGGCGTCAAAAGAATGAAATTGGAGTTCAGGTTTTAACTCCTTATTCTCAATTTAATAGTGAAGAAGAATTAAAACTTAAGACTTCTGCAGATGATAAAGTAATTATTAAACTGCCTAGTGAAAGTAATTTAATGTCTGAAATTGAACAATCTTTAAAGCTAAGTACCTATTTGAAGAAGAAGAGTGGAACAGCTAAAAATGAAAGTATGGAAGATATCTTAACGGCTAAGAGTAGAGAATTAAGAGAAAGACAGAAGCGAATTAAGAAGTTACTTATGTCTGATCTGAAGAAGGCTGATTTTTATGTTAAAGGTGAAAAGATGAATTTGCAGACTAGTGACCCAGTAGAAAATATTAACCAGAGTTTTGAACGGTTAATTGATACTATCTATAATAAGCTTAATTTAATTGAAGAGTTTGTTAAAAGTAAACAAGGCTTACTTGATAAATTAGATAGTCAAGAAGTACAGATTAATTTTAGTGGTCAACAAGCTAATAGTATAGCTCTGGAAGAGGTTAGAACTTATATTGAGCGACAGAATGAACGTAACTTGAAGGTAACAATGAAGAAGTTAGTAGATAGATTCAGTTCTAAGCCCTATGGTTGGAAAGAATTTGATATTGCTGCTTTAGTAATTGATTTATTAAAGGCTCAAGAGATTGATTTATTATATAGTAGCCAAAATGTAAATTCTCAAACTAATAAGCTAATTAAATATTTAACTAGATCTAGACATAAAGAAAGATTAATTGTGCGGAAGAGAAGAAAAGTTGAACAACGATTAATCAATAAAGCCAAGAAGTTAGGTCGAGAAGTCTTTTATGAGTCAGGTCTGCCAACTGATGAAGACGGTTTGAAGGAAGAGCTACAGGATAGATTAATTTATAATGAGCGAAATGTTATTAGAGATCTATTAGATAATTATAAATCTAATCCAGCTAATGAATATGAAACATATCCTGGCCAAGATACTTTAGAAGAGGGAGATAGTCTATTAGAAGAATTAATGGAGATAAATGATTCTTTTGAGTTTTACAATACTTTAGCAGATAAAGAGGATCAATTATTAGATTATGAAGAAGAGGTTAGCAAAATTAAAGATTTCTTCAATAGTCAGCAGCAGAAGTATTATGATAGAGCCTTAAAGGCTTTAGATATATATGAACAAGATAAGAATTATGTTAATGATAAGGAACTTATCTCTATTGTAGAAGAATTACAAGAAATCTTAACTATGGAGACTCCATATAGTAGAATCCATGAGCTTTCTATTTTAAGAAATGAGTTTCAGGATGGATTAACGGCTTTATTAGAAAAGGAGACTACTCCAATTGCTGAAACCATAAACAACTGTCAGTATAGAGTTATTAAGGTCTTAGAAGGATATAATCTACAAGATGAATTTGAAGCAGAAGTAAAAGAAAAGTTTGCTGCTTTATTAGAGGAATTAAATCATGCTAATGACTTTACAGAGATCTTTTCTATGGAAACAAAGGCTAAGAAGTTAGAAGAGAAGTTTATTGCTCAAATAGATAGTAAAGTAGAAGAGCTAAGAAGAAAGCGAGAAGAGCAAGAAAATAATAGTCCTGAAGAAGATACTACTGATACTGGACAGACTAAAAAAATAGCTGAAGAAACTGATACTTATAAAGAGACTGTTGATGTCAAATTAAGTGATATTATAAAAGATAGAGTTTTTGTGAAGTCAGAGGAAGAAGTAGAAGAAGTGGTTGCTGAGATTAAAGATGAATTAAAGCGCCATATTAAGGATAATAAGCAAGTTAGACTAGGATAG
- the pglZ gene encoding BREX-1 system phosphatase PglZ type A produces MELEQIEKILTEKFNQPLTEEKDRQIIFWYDAEGDFKEDIDRLQVANAKIWKLTGDNKFATKYQLEVKDQESNYLVYASYPQPDYREDWLLDISSYADDFTADKVTVIMKDFGVEDPSLRPVFKKYKKFFNNKRRYNRLLDYDIEDYTERKLDTAIISAVCKLKATDLEEAVKKVLMNSLTNDQNKWLTKIKKFANEDKFWELIENKYGYLAEDKDLADLMALLTVTNLEHDLNVTLPEEWSDYLSYKDNNCIVFIDHWMNHSSQAEVYDNLSTEIETKLNLQEYITNWELEDFLECDTFKSFDTAIIDRIVDNLLNDIDDFKRYQDIISLRRTKHWYPEFEEVYEAIYWAVELFKQAKEQSIRQIKATDFFNKYTEKYYLFDQAYRKFYSTYDQAKNKSLLRELRDKVENLYTNSYLHELSINWSNSVDQELKESWPLGGITQQQEFYQEFIADKSERTFVIISDALRYEVAQEFSQKLNNRLKGTTELYAMQGSLPSYTKLGMASLLPHQELNINQQGQISVDGISSQGLKNREKILAEKEPDSTVITYEELVELSRSELRERMKGTQVVYIYHNEIDAKGDHATTEKEVFSAVENTFTQLDTILRILKHSLSATHVYITADHGFIYRRRALESSDKTERLKSDLIERKRRFIISDQQVEPDGTLSVNLDYIFGEDSNLQALVPRGVNRFTLQGPGQNYVHGGAALQEIVIPVVQFRNDRSKESDNEVNKVEVKLTSITRELTNNISYLDFFQTEKVAEKLIPRRLKLYFTDESGEKISNENIIIADSNSSEPNQRSFKEKFTLKNREYSREEDYYLVMIDQENNQVYKEIKFSINLL; encoded by the coding sequence TTGGAGTTAGAACAGATAGAAAAGATACTAACTGAGAAATTTAATCAACCATTAACTGAAGAAAAGGATCGTCAGATTATCTTCTGGTATGATGCAGAAGGTGACTTTAAAGAAGATATAGATCGGCTACAAGTAGCTAACGCTAAGATTTGGAAGTTGACTGGAGATAATAAATTTGCTACTAAGTATCAACTAGAAGTTAAAGATCAAGAGTCTAATTACTTAGTCTATGCTAGTTATCCCCAACCTGATTACCGAGAGGACTGGTTATTGGATATCTCCTCTTATGCAGATGACTTTACTGCTGATAAAGTGACAGTCATTATGAAGGACTTTGGAGTTGAAGATCCTTCTTTGCGGCCAGTATTTAAGAAGTATAAGAAGTTTTTCAATAATAAACGACGTTATAATCGGCTACTTGATTATGATATTGAAGACTATACAGAACGAAAATTAGATACTGCTATTATCTCTGCTGTCTGTAAGTTGAAAGCAACTGACCTAGAAGAGGCAGTCAAGAAAGTATTAATGAATTCGCTAACTAATGATCAGAATAAATGGTTAACAAAGATTAAGAAGTTTGCTAATGAAGATAAATTCTGGGAGCTAATAGAAAATAAATATGGTTATTTAGCAGAAGATAAAGACTTAGCAGATTTAATGGCTTTATTAACAGTAACCAACCTAGAACATGATTTAAACGTTACTTTACCAGAAGAGTGGTCAGATTATCTATCCTATAAAGATAATAATTGTATTGTATTTATTGACCACTGGATGAATCACAGTAGCCAGGCTGAAGTTTATGATAACTTAAGTACAGAAATTGAAACTAAATTAAATTTGCAAGAGTATATCACTAACTGGGAACTAGAAGACTTCTTAGAATGTGATACTTTTAAATCTTTTGATACTGCTATTATTGATCGAATTGTTGATAACTTGTTAAATGATATTGATGACTTTAAGCGTTATCAAGATATCATCTCTTTACGGCGGACTAAACACTGGTATCCAGAATTTGAGGAAGTCTATGAAGCAATCTATTGGGCAGTAGAATTATTCAAACAAGCTAAAGAACAATCTATTAGGCAGATAAAAGCAACAGATTTCTTTAACAAGTATACTGAAAAATATTATTTATTTGACCAGGCCTATCGTAAATTCTATTCTACTTATGATCAGGCCAAGAATAAGAGTCTGTTACGAGAGTTAAGAGATAAAGTGGAAAATCTATATACTAACTCTTACTTACATGAATTATCTATCAACTGGTCTAATAGTGTTGACCAAGAACTAAAAGAGTCTTGGCCATTAGGCGGGATTACTCAACAGCAGGAGTTTTATCAAGAGTTTATAGCTGATAAAAGTGAACGTACTTTTGTAATTATCTCTGATGCTCTACGATATGAAGTTGCCCAAGAGTTTAGTCAAAAGCTTAATAATCGCTTAAAAGGAACTACTGAACTATATGCTATGCAGGGTAGTTTACCAAGCTATACTAAGCTAGGTATGGCCAGCCTACTACCTCATCAAGAGCTTAATATCAATCAGCAGGGGCAGATATCTGTAGATGGAATCAGCTCACAAGGACTGAAGAATCGGGAAAAAATATTAGCAGAAAAAGAGCCTGATTCAACTGTTATAACTTACGAAGAGTTAGTCGAATTGAGTCGGAGTGAGCTAAGAGAAAGAATGAAAGGGACTCAAGTAGTTTATATCTATCATAATGAGATAGATGCTAAAGGAGACCATGCTACTACAGAAAAAGAAGTCTTTTCTGCTGTAGAGAATACTTTTACCCAGTTAGATACTATTTTAAGGATTTTGAAGCATAGTTTAAGTGCTACTCATGTCTATATTACAGCTGATCATGGCTTTATTTATCGTCGCCGTGCTTTAGAGTCTAGTGATAAGACTGAGCGGTTAAAGTCAGATTTAATTGAGCGCAAAAGAAGATTTATTATTAGTGACCAGCAGGTAGAGCCTGATGGAACTTTAAGTGTTAATTTAGATTATATCTTTGGTGAGGATAGTAATCTACAGGCCCTTGTACCACGAGGAGTTAATAGATTTACTCTACAAGGGCCAGGTCAAAATTATGTCCATGGTGGAGCTGCACTTCAAGAGATAGTTATTCCTGTAGTCCAATTTAGAAATGATAGAAGTAAAGAAAGTGATAATGAAGTCAATAAAGTTGAGGTCAAATTAACTAGTATTACACGAGAACTTACTAATAATATTTCCTACCTTGATTTTTTCCAGACAGAAAAGGTAGCAGAGAAATTAATTCCTAGGCGCTTGAAGTTATATTTTACTGATGAATCTGGTGAAAAAATATCAAATGAAAATATTATTATAGCTGATAGTAATTCTTCTGAACCTAATCAAAGATCATTTAAAGAGAAATTTACTCTTAAGAATCGAGAGTATAGTAGAGAAGAAGATTATTATCTAGTGATGATTGACCAAGAAAATAATCAAGTCTATAAAGAGATTAAATTTTCTATTAACTTATTATAG